A stretch of the Cryptosporangium phraense genome encodes the following:
- a CDS encoding FxsB family cyclophane-forming radical SAM/SPASM peptide maturase has product MVAIDLMSPAPRPTGEWPTDLLDVDGRLRTGWRPEPFTEFVVKVHSRCNLACDYCYMYEMADQSWRSQPVVMSERVMNQVCERIAEHAAAHDLPAVQVVLHGGEPLLAGPSAIRRFVRRAREVAGPTRVGFGVQTNGILLTPEFLDLFGEYDVRVGVSLDGDEAGQDRHRRYTNGRGSYDRVAAGLRLLTSDEYRPLFSGLLCTVDVDNDPIATYREMAGWAPPKLDYLLPHGNWETPPPRRTPDPSSTPYADWLIPIFDHWYDAPRPAPRVRMFGAIMRTLLGRAVATEHVGLAPIRLLVIETDGTLQQVDTLKSTYAGAPETGLNVAGNALDDALLHPSIVARQIGVDALGPTCRACSLRDVCGGGDYPHRYRPNSGFRHPSVYCPDLMRLITHVKNRLESDLLAARKESRS; this is encoded by the coding sequence ATGGTTGCGATCGACCTGATGTCGCCGGCGCCCCGGCCGACCGGGGAATGGCCGACGGACCTCCTGGACGTCGACGGCCGGCTTCGGACCGGCTGGCGTCCGGAGCCGTTCACCGAGTTCGTCGTCAAAGTGCACAGCCGGTGCAACCTGGCCTGCGACTACTGCTACATGTACGAAATGGCCGACCAGAGCTGGCGGTCCCAGCCGGTCGTGATGTCCGAGCGCGTGATGAACCAGGTGTGCGAGCGGATCGCCGAACACGCGGCCGCCCACGATCTCCCCGCGGTCCAGGTCGTCCTGCACGGCGGCGAGCCGCTGCTGGCCGGTCCCTCGGCGATCCGCCGGTTCGTCCGCCGGGCCCGCGAGGTCGCCGGCCCGACCCGGGTCGGGTTCGGCGTCCAGACCAACGGCATCCTGCTCACGCCGGAGTTCCTCGACCTGTTCGGCGAGTACGACGTCCGGGTCGGCGTCAGCCTCGACGGTGACGAGGCCGGGCAGGACCGGCACCGCCGCTACACGAACGGGCGCGGTAGCTACGACCGCGTCGCGGCCGGGCTGCGCCTGCTGACCTCCGACGAGTACCGCCCGCTGTTCAGCGGCCTGCTCTGCACGGTCGACGTCGACAACGACCCGATCGCGACCTATCGGGAGATGGCCGGCTGGGCGCCGCCCAAGCTCGACTACCTGCTCCCGCACGGAAACTGGGAGACCCCGCCGCCGCGCCGGACCCCGGACCCGTCGTCGACGCCCTACGCCGACTGGCTCATCCCGATCTTCGACCACTGGTACGACGCTCCGCGCCCGGCGCCACGCGTCCGGATGTTCGGCGCGATCATGCGGACGCTGCTCGGCCGGGCGGTGGCGACCGAGCACGTAGGGCTCGCGCCGATCCGGCTGCTGGTGATCGAGACCGACGGGACGCTCCAGCAGGTCGACACACTCAAGAGCACTTATGCGGGCGCCCCGGAGACCGGCCTGAACGTCGCGGGCAACGCGCTCGACGACGCGCTGCTGCACCCGTCGATCGTCGCCAGGCAGATCGGCGTCGACGCCCTCGGCCCGACCTGCCGGGCCTGCTCCCTGCGCGACGTCTGCGGCGGCGGCGACTATCCGCACCGGTACCGGCCGAACTCCGGGTTCCGGCACCCGTCGGTGTACTGCCCGGACCTGATGCGGCTGATCACGCACGTCAAGAACCGGTTGGAATCCGACCTGCTGGCCGCACGAAAGGAGTCTCGATCATGA
- the dapD gene encoding 2,3,4,5-tetrahydropyridine-2,6-dicarboxylate N-succinyltransferase has product MSSIWGVGLATEFDGQILDVWFPAGKLGLGEPGVSGTSPGVARLDKAQGEAVLGSELAGAVGPDPVRGVEVFAISVVTDLDDAPVDAADAYLRLHLLSHRLVKPHGANLTGIFGVLANVAWTSAGPVAVAAVEDVRARARAAKTHFEVYGVDKFPRMTDYVVPSGVRIADADRVRLGAHLASGTTVMHEGFVNYNAGTLGSSMVEGRISAGVVVGDGSDVGGGASIMGTLSGGGTTVISIGERCLLGANSGLGIPLGNDSVVEAGTYVTAGSKVTLPDGSVVKAASLSGADGILLRRNSLTGALEAVPRAGRSWGGLNEALHAN; this is encoded by the coding sequence GTGAGCAGCATCTGGGGTGTAGGCCTGGCGACCGAGTTCGACGGTCAGATTCTCGACGTGTGGTTCCCGGCCGGGAAGTTGGGGCTGGGCGAACCCGGGGTATCAGGGACAAGCCCCGGCGTCGCGCGGCTGGACAAGGCTCAGGGAGAGGCTGTACTCGGCTCCGAGCTAGCGGGTGCGGTTGGGCCTGACCCAGTGCGCGGCGTCGAGGTCTTCGCGATCTCGGTGGTCACCGACCTGGACGACGCCCCGGTCGACGCGGCGGACGCCTACCTGCGCCTGCACCTGCTCTCGCACCGGCTGGTCAAGCCGCACGGGGCGAACCTGACCGGCATCTTCGGAGTACTGGCCAACGTGGCCTGGACCTCGGCCGGGCCGGTCGCGGTGGCCGCCGTCGAAGACGTGCGGGCCCGGGCCCGAGCCGCAAAGACCCACTTCGAGGTCTACGGCGTCGACAAGTTCCCGCGGATGACCGACTACGTGGTCCCGTCCGGCGTCCGGATCGCCGACGCCGACCGGGTGCGGCTCGGCGCGCACCTCGCGTCCGGCACCACGGTCATGCACGAGGGCTTCGTCAACTACAACGCGGGCACGCTCGGCTCGTCGATGGTCGAGGGCCGGATCTCGGCCGGCGTCGTCGTCGGCGACGGGTCCGACGTCGGTGGTGGCGCGTCGATCATGGGGACGCTCTCCGGCGGCGGCACGACCGTGATCTCGATCGGCGAGCGGTGCCTGCTCGGGGCGAACTCGGGCCTGGGCATCCCGCTCGGCAACGACTCGGTCGTCGAGGCCGGTACCTACGTCACGGCCGGCTCGAAGGTGACGCTCCCGGACGGGTCCGTGGTGAAGGCGGCCTCGCTGTCCGGCGCCGACGGGATCTTGCTCCGCCGTAACTCGCTGACCGGAGCCCTGGAGGCCGTGCCCCGCGCCGGCCGCTCCTGGGGCGGCCTGAACGAGGCGCTACACGCCAACTAG
- a CDS encoding phenylacetate--CoA ligase: MLNLEVIDDVRLDELPEGLAGELVETTSTLGEQTNMVAFGSFV; the protein is encoded by the coding sequence ATGCTGAACCTCGAAGTCATCGACGACGTCCGACTCGACGAGCTGCCGGAGGGTCTGGCCGGCGAGCTGGTGGAGACCACTTCGACGCTCGGAGAGCAGACGAACATGGTCGCCTTCGGCAGCTTCGTCTGA
- the dapC gene encoding succinyldiaminopimelate transaminase, producing the protein MSIQLPDFPWDTLAPYGKRAKEHPDGVVDLSIGTPVDPTPPVVRDALIAAADAPGYPLTAGTPALRDAMTSWVAQRLAASADVGVLPTIGSKEAVAWLPTQLGLGPSDTVIFPELAYPTYDVGIRLAGAIGVRSDATVAAGPGKTAAIWVNSPSNPTGRVLGVAHLRKVVAWARERGAIVISDECYVELGWDVEPVSVLADEVCDGDVTGLLAVHSLSKRSNLAGYRAGFVAGDPAIVERLLAVRKHGGLIVPAPVQAAMVAALSDTAHVAEQRERYASRREALREALVTAGFRIDHSEAGLYLWATRDEPCWDTVSWLADRGILVAPGAFYGPGGSHHVRVALTATDERVAAAAKRLVGV; encoded by the coding sequence CTGAGCATCCAGCTGCCGGACTTCCCGTGGGACACGTTGGCGCCCTACGGGAAGCGGGCGAAGGAACACCCGGACGGCGTCGTCGACCTCTCGATCGGGACGCCGGTCGACCCGACCCCGCCGGTGGTGCGCGACGCGCTGATCGCGGCGGCGGACGCCCCGGGCTACCCGCTCACCGCGGGCACTCCGGCGCTGCGGGACGCGATGACGTCCTGGGTGGCTCAGCGGCTGGCCGCGTCCGCGGACGTCGGGGTGCTGCCGACGATCGGATCGAAAGAGGCCGTGGCCTGGCTGCCGACGCAGCTCGGGCTGGGTCCGTCCGACACCGTGATCTTCCCCGAGCTGGCCTACCCGACGTACGACGTGGGTATCCGGCTGGCCGGGGCCATCGGCGTGCGCTCCGACGCGACCGTGGCCGCCGGGCCGGGTAAGACCGCCGCGATCTGGGTGAACTCGCCGTCGAACCCCACCGGGCGGGTGCTCGGCGTTGCCCACCTGCGCAAGGTGGTGGCCTGGGCGCGCGAGCGGGGCGCGATCGTCATCTCCGACGAGTGCTACGTCGAGCTCGGCTGGGACGTCGAGCCGGTCTCCGTACTGGCCGACGAGGTGTGCGACGGCGACGTCACCGGGCTGCTCGCGGTGCACTCGCTCTCGAAGCGCTCGAATCTGGCCGGATACCGGGCCGGTTTCGTCGCCGGCGACCCGGCGATCGTCGAGCGGTTGCTGGCCGTGCGCAAGCACGGTGGGCTGATCGTGCCGGCACCGGTGCAGGCCGCGATGGTGGCGGCTCTGAGCGACACCGCCCACGTGGCCGAGCAGCGCGAGCGGTACGCCTCGCGACGGGAAGCGCTGCGCGAAGCGCTGGTGACCGCGGGCTTCCGGATCGACCACTCCGAGGCCGGCCTCTACCTCTGGGCCACTCGCGACGAGCCCTGCTGGGACACCGTGTCCTGGCTGGCCGACCGCGGGATCCTGGTCGCCCCGGGCGCGTTCTACGGCCCGGGGGGCTCCCACCACGTGCGGGTGGCGCTCACCGCGACCGACGAGCGCGTCGCGGCCGCGGCGAAGCGCCTAGTTGGCGTGTAG
- the dapE gene encoding succinyl-diaminopimelate desuccinylase, with translation MTLDLAGDPVALTTTLVDFRSESGTEQPLADEVERALGALNSLTVARDGDTVVARTDLGRSHRIILAGHLDTVPIAGNVPSRRDGDLLYGCGTSDMKSGLAVALHLAATVPDPAFDLTVVAYDNEEVEASKNGLGRVSRNHPEWLAADFAVLLEPTDGTVEGGCQGTLRAQVTTHGKRAHSARSWHGVNAIHGAAEILNRLTAYTAREIDIDGCLYREGLNAVGISGGVAGNVIPDRCDVTVNFRFAPDRTEKDAEEHVREVFEGFEVTVTDSAPGALPGLSSPAAVSFVEALDVPVQAKLGWTDVARFATLGVPAVNFGPGDPNLAHQAGEYVDVRKITDAAAALRRYLTAG, from the coding sequence ATGACGCTGGACCTCGCCGGTGACCCGGTCGCCCTCACGACGACGCTGGTCGACTTCCGGTCGGAATCCGGTACCGAGCAACCGCTCGCCGACGAGGTCGAACGCGCGCTGGGCGCGCTGAACAGCCTGACCGTGGCCCGCGACGGCGACACGGTCGTGGCCCGCACCGACCTCGGCCGGTCCCACCGGATCATCCTGGCCGGCCACCTCGACACGGTGCCGATCGCCGGCAACGTCCCGTCCCGCCGCGACGGCGACCTGCTCTACGGCTGCGGCACGTCGGACATGAAGAGCGGACTCGCGGTCGCGCTGCACCTCGCCGCCACCGTGCCGGACCCGGCCTTCGACCTCACGGTCGTCGCGTACGACAACGAGGAGGTCGAGGCGTCCAAGAACGGGCTCGGACGGGTCAGCCGCAACCACCCGGAGTGGCTCGCGGCCGACTTCGCGGTGCTGCTCGAGCCCACCGACGGCACGGTCGAGGGCGGCTGCCAGGGCACGCTCAGGGCGCAGGTCACCACCCATGGCAAACGGGCGCACTCGGCCCGGAGCTGGCACGGGGTGAACGCCATCCACGGCGCCGCCGAGATCCTGAACCGCCTCACGGCGTACACCGCGCGGGAGATCGACATCGACGGCTGTCTCTACCGCGAGGGCCTCAACGCGGTCGGAATCTCCGGCGGGGTCGCCGGCAACGTCATCCCCGACCGCTGCGACGTCACGGTCAACTTCCGGTTCGCTCCCGACCGCACCGAGAAGGACGCCGAGGAGCACGTCCGGGAGGTGTTCGAGGGCTTCGAGGTGACGGTCACCGACTCGGCGCCGGGCGCGCTGCCGGGGTTGAGCTCGCCGGCCGCGGTGAGCTTCGTCGAGGCGCTGGATGTGCCGGTCCAGGCCAAACTGGGCTGGACCGACGTCGCCCGGTTCGCCACGCTCGGCGTCCCGGCGGTCAACTTCGGGCCCGGTGACCCGAACCTGGCCCACCAGGCCGGCGAGTACGTCGACGTCCGGAAGATCACGGACGCCGCAGCGGCACTTCGTCGCTACCTGACTGCCGGTTAG
- a CDS encoding TIGR00730 family Rossman fold protein, translating to MAAICVYCASSTSIQASYVDLAYAAGTELAARGHSLVSGGGRVSMMGAVGVAARAGGARTIGVIPEALSSREIADFDSDELIVTTGMRERKAAMDDRADAFLGLPGGIGTLEEVFEIWTSRSLGMHAKPVVLLNVGGFYDGLLNWLRELAGSAFVRPEALALLTVVDSVPAAFDAIEDGLRHASVVEAGPSAPVRIKPE from the coding sequence GTGGCCGCGATCTGCGTCTACTGCGCGTCCTCGACGTCGATCCAGGCGTCGTACGTCGACCTGGCGTACGCGGCCGGCACCGAGCTGGCGGCGCGGGGCCACTCACTCGTCTCCGGCGGCGGACGCGTCTCGATGATGGGCGCGGTGGGGGTCGCGGCCCGGGCCGGGGGAGCACGCACGATCGGCGTCATCCCGGAGGCGCTGAGCAGCCGGGAGATTGCCGACTTCGACTCCGACGAGCTGATCGTCACGACCGGCATGCGCGAGCGCAAGGCCGCGATGGACGACCGCGCCGACGCGTTCCTCGGCCTCCCCGGCGGCATCGGCACGCTCGAAGAGGTGTTCGAGATCTGGACGTCCCGGTCGCTCGGCATGCACGCCAAACCCGTCGTGCTGCTCAACGTCGGCGGGTTCTACGACGGGCTGCTGAACTGGTTGCGCGAGCTCGCCGGCAGCGCGTTCGTGCGCCCGGAGGCCCTGGCCCTGCTGACCGTCGTCGATTCGGTGCCGGCCGCGTTCGACGCGATCGAGGACGGCCTCCGCCACGCGTCCGTGGTCGAGGCCGGGCCGTCCGCTCCGGTGCGTATCAAACCTGAATAA
- a CDS encoding TIGR00730 family Rossman fold protein — MSSPEHQRGPVTLRRKQVPSSTTDQRLLDNKSGRADFIHSDTWRVLRIQSEFVEGFGALAELGPAVSVFGSARTPVDHPDYALAEQLARALVEAGFAVITGGGPGTMEAANKGASEAGGVSVGLGIELPFEQSMNKWVDIGVNFRYFFARKTMFVKYAQAFCVLPGGFGTLDELFEALTLVQTRKVTRFPVVLIGTRYWGGLVDWLRETMLADGKISEHDLDLIQLTDDIDEAVAAVQSAESLAADQATGIDEAPVEA; from the coding sequence ATGAGTAGTCCCGAGCACCAGCGAGGACCGGTCACGCTCCGCCGCAAGCAGGTGCCGTCGAGCACGACCGATCAGCGCCTGCTCGACAACAAGAGCGGCCGGGCCGACTTCATCCACAGCGACACCTGGCGGGTGCTCCGCATCCAGAGCGAGTTCGTCGAGGGCTTCGGCGCGCTGGCCGAGCTGGGTCCGGCGGTCAGCGTGTTCGGCTCGGCCCGGACGCCGGTCGACCACCCCGACTACGCGCTCGCCGAGCAGCTGGCCCGGGCGCTGGTCGAGGCCGGTTTCGCGGTGATCACCGGCGGCGGCCCGGGCACGATGGAGGCCGCCAACAAGGGCGCCAGCGAGGCCGGTGGGGTCAGCGTCGGGCTGGGCATCGAGCTGCCGTTCGAGCAGTCGATGAACAAGTGGGTCGACATCGGCGTCAACTTCCGGTACTTCTTCGCCCGCAAGACGATGTTCGTCAAATACGCCCAGGCGTTCTGCGTCCTGCCCGGCGGGTTCGGCACGCTCGACGAGCTGTTCGAGGCCCTCACGCTGGTGCAGACCCGCAAGGTCACCCGCTTCCCGGTCGTCCTGATCGGCACCCGGTACTGGGGCGGGCTCGTCGACTGGCTGCGCGAGACGATGCTCGCCGACGGCAAGATCTCCGAGCACGACCTCGACCTCATCCAGCTCACCGACGACATCGACGAGGCGGTCGCGGCCGTCCAGTCGGCCGAGAGCCTCGCCGCCGACCAGGCCACCGGCATCGACGAGGCCCCGGTGGAGGCCTGA
- a CDS encoding AfsR/SARP family transcriptional regulator: MGLPNSVALRLLGAVSLRTPESEHRLGGRKIRIVLAALGLRLNQTVPVSQLIADVWGEEHPATARNTAQVYLSGIRRALETTGHPFRLDRLPGGYRLSGRPEQVDWLRFELLVGRARATGRNGDHEAALSALTEALALWEGAPLADISETPLHAAFAAGMDGAHVGALSDRFVADLALGTPGLVAELTELVRARPLDEQFTRHLMHALQNDGRRAEALTVYADFRERLLREQGVEPSVRLTRRYQAIIADGAPEPTAVRSPGPAVGRSAGGDFVGRDAELARVLELLAEPGLVTLTGPPGVGKSRLAAEIAARAGEMGRLQPLMVRLDAVSDAADVLAAVADACGPQPTAVGRRSALERIRYSLVGTTALVVLDNCEHVAAACVELWDEILSDGTVRVLATSTRPLHAHGEATVRLAPLAVPPPEAVKAAQIAGIESVELFCARARALRPAFVLTDDLAPVVSEICRLVEGIPLSLELAGSRTQVLSPAELAERLGDQLQLLRAVPRRPDDRHDSLVSAVAAAVSPLDVAERTLFARLAVFCDSFTLRAAEAVAPPGTPVIDVLHSLVDASLIVADVSGRESRYRMLEPVRQFGRSILGPAEVADADERRTAYLLDLAMRAAEAHSGPDRVVWRRRLDDMRQDFRRTLDDAVRTGRLDVALPLSAALWWWWSNDPQVGLEWYRRVLTVAGSAAEPAPSDLLLAAQLSAAVIASYVVLPEALNYAREAEATADRLADDGGRMRALQHQADIALELGDLDTARDAADEAWRLATDLGDPWATGRCGLSVAYNHLAAGATEAAARWATEAEQCFARAGDDGGRADARLLLGEVLLVGGSAIEAEAVLDDVLGVFRGHENEEQVARAAALLADAVSRRSARSDAADLMEDAFDHHAEIGHPWAIAHDLDVAAAICAGQNAMRNAAVLLGAADAVRSSAGAVTTPHDDARRSGVLAACERVLGHRGAREAMRTGAGKDVSSAIGYARSVLRRPAETSVA, from the coding sequence GTGGGGTTACCGAACTCCGTTGCGCTGCGCCTGCTCGGCGCGGTGAGTCTGCGTACCCCGGAGTCCGAGCACCGGCTCGGGGGCCGGAAAATTCGGATCGTCCTGGCCGCGCTCGGTCTGCGGTTGAATCAGACCGTCCCGGTGTCCCAGCTCATTGCCGACGTCTGGGGTGAGGAGCATCCGGCGACCGCCCGGAACACGGCTCAGGTCTACCTCTCGGGGATTCGGCGGGCGCTGGAGACGACCGGTCACCCGTTCCGCCTCGACCGGCTGCCGGGCGGATACCGGCTGTCCGGGCGTCCCGAGCAGGTCGACTGGCTCCGGTTCGAACTGCTGGTCGGCCGGGCGCGCGCAACCGGCCGGAACGGTGACCACGAGGCCGCGCTCAGCGCGTTGACCGAGGCGCTCGCGCTCTGGGAGGGCGCGCCGCTCGCCGACATCAGCGAGACACCGCTGCACGCCGCCTTCGCGGCCGGAATGGACGGGGCGCACGTCGGGGCGCTCAGCGACCGGTTCGTGGCCGACCTGGCCCTCGGTACCCCCGGCCTCGTCGCGGAGCTCACCGAGCTGGTGCGCGCCCGTCCGCTCGACGAGCAGTTCACCCGGCATCTGATGCACGCCCTGCAGAACGACGGCCGGCGCGCCGAAGCGCTGACGGTCTATGCCGACTTCCGCGAGCGCCTGCTGCGCGAGCAGGGCGTCGAGCCCAGCGTCCGGCTGACCCGCCGCTACCAGGCGATCATCGCCGACGGTGCACCGGAACCGACCGCGGTCCGGTCGCCCGGTCCGGCTGTCGGCCGGTCCGCCGGTGGTGACTTCGTTGGACGTGACGCCGAGCTCGCACGCGTACTCGAGCTGCTCGCGGAGCCCGGCTTGGTGACGCTGACCGGGCCCCCGGGCGTCGGCAAGTCGCGCCTCGCCGCAGAAATCGCAGCGCGAGCCGGAGAAATGGGGCGTTTGCAGCCGCTGATGGTGCGGTTGGACGCGGTTTCGGACGCGGCCGACGTTCTCGCGGCGGTCGCCGATGCCTGCGGGCCGCAGCCGACCGCCGTAGGCCGCCGCTCCGCGCTCGAACGCATCCGGTATTCGCTGGTCGGGACCACTGCCCTGGTGGTGCTGGACAACTGTGAACACGTCGCGGCGGCCTGTGTCGAGCTGTGGGACGAGATCCTCTCCGACGGCACGGTCCGGGTGCTGGCGACGAGCACGCGGCCGTTGCACGCCCACGGCGAGGCGACGGTCCGGCTCGCCCCGCTTGCCGTCCCGCCGCCGGAGGCTGTGAAGGCCGCGCAGATCGCCGGTATCGAATCGGTGGAGTTGTTCTGCGCGCGGGCCCGCGCCCTTCGGCCGGCGTTCGTGCTCACGGACGATCTCGCGCCCGTGGTCAGCGAGATCTGCCGTCTCGTCGAGGGCATCCCGCTCTCGCTGGAGCTGGCCGGTAGCCGCACCCAGGTGCTCAGCCCGGCGGAGCTGGCTGAACGGCTGGGGGATCAGCTCCAGTTGCTCCGTGCGGTGCCGCGCCGGCCGGACGACCGGCACGATTCGCTGGTGTCCGCGGTCGCGGCGGCGGTGTCGCCCCTCGACGTCGCCGAACGGACGCTGTTCGCGCGGCTCGCGGTGTTCTGCGACTCGTTCACGCTCCGGGCGGCCGAAGCGGTGGCTCCGCCGGGCACGCCGGTGATCGACGTCCTGCACAGCCTGGTCGACGCGTCCCTGATCGTCGCCGACGTGTCGGGCCGGGAGAGCCGGTACCGGATGCTGGAGCCGGTGCGTCAGTTCGGCCGGTCGATCCTCGGGCCGGCCGAGGTCGCGGACGCCGACGAGCGTCGGACGGCGTACCTGCTCGACTTGGCGATGCGCGCGGCGGAGGCACACAGCGGCCCGGACCGAGTGGTGTGGCGGCGCCGCCTCGACGACATGCGTCAGGACTTCCGCCGGACGCTGGACGACGCGGTGCGGACCGGCCGCCTGGACGTGGCCCTGCCGCTGTCGGCCGCGCTCTGGTGGTGGTGGTCGAACGATCCGCAGGTCGGGTTGGAGTGGTACCGCCGGGTGCTGACCGTCGCCGGATCCGCGGCCGAACCGGCACCGTCCGACCTGCTACTCGCGGCCCAGCTGTCGGCCGCGGTGATCGCGTCGTACGTCGTGCTTCCGGAAGCGCTGAACTACGCCAGGGAGGCCGAGGCGACCGCGGATCGGCTGGCCGACGACGGCGGCCGGATGCGTGCCCTGCAGCACCAGGCGGACATCGCGCTGGAGCTGGGAGACCTCGATACCGCCCGGGACGCCGCCGACGAGGCCTGGCGGCTGGCCACGGACCTGGGCGATCCGTGGGCCACCGGGCGGTGCGGCTTGTCGGTCGCCTACAACCACCTGGCGGCCGGGGCCACCGAGGCCGCCGCGCGCTGGGCGACCGAGGCCGAACAGTGCTTCGCCCGGGCGGGCGACGACGGCGGTCGGGCCGACGCGCGGCTGCTGCTCGGCGAGGTACTGCTGGTCGGTGGCTCGGCGATCGAGGCGGAGGCCGTGCTCGACGACGTGCTCGGGGTCTTCCGCGGACACGAGAACGAGGAGCAGGTCGCTCGAGCGGCGGCGTTGCTGGCCGACGCCGTGTCCCGGCGCAGTGCTCGATCCGATGCGGCCGACCTGATGGAGGACGCGTTCGACCACCATGCCGAGATCGGGCATCCGTGGGCGATCGCCCACGACCTCGACGTGGCGGCGGCGATCTGCGCGGGTCAGAACGCGATGCGGAACGCTGCGGTGCTGCTCGGCGCGGCCGACGCCGTCCGGTCATCGGCCGGGGCGGTGACGACCCCGCACGACGACGCCCGGCGGAGCGGCGTGCTGGCAGCCTGCGAACGCGTGCTGGGACACCGCGGCGCGCGCGAGGCGATGCGGACGGGTGCGGGCAAGGACGTGTCGTCGGCGATCGGATATGCCCGCTCGGTGCTGCGCCGGCCGGCCGAGACGTCCGTCGCCTGA
- a CDS encoding HEXXH motif domain-containing protein — protein MSAPTRPAPADGLATALADGSEPAATVNRLYSGQLRLRTGRLRALVARAVALDPDGARDAFLEESYAALRELQQTHPRVVTALLLYPHVGAWLAESLRRLDPGRPSDETPEAQLGYLSALVAAAVLRADAELSVPLAIEEPGRVVLPAVGTCLLPAGTASAWRLAGRRITDGQHEVALPADLSAETDEWKPVRRLRSDHGSPIDVAFDEQDPARSCGPTLTLAPRADAAEWEAWQQAFDEAWAMLLAEQPGYAEEIRAGLQCLVPLASLGGGRSSSLTVGDAFGSVVTTPPANGGALALTLIHETQHGKLSALLDLEPLYRADSDDRFYAPWRDDPRPFGAVLQGVYAHLGVANFWRVHRWAADGDDATLAHMEFTRWRQQTEEAAAELARADVVTESGLAFLDVISGRLAEWGTEPVPGSADELAAAARFEHRIGWRLRNLELDAARLADAIRREPITPLPEPVAATAKQSGPTGVWSARLRLMYAGVTQPDLYERLRSGEQALDVEASDADLACLVGDYATAEPAYEAQIADGGSWEAWVGLVHCYPQTRPGPAAEFFRARPEVVASVYEELAGQLPPYEVARRLAVLLP, from the coding sequence ATGAGCGCACCGACCCGACCCGCACCGGCTGACGGCCTGGCGACGGCTCTCGCGGACGGCAGCGAGCCCGCGGCGACCGTGAACCGGCTGTACTCCGGTCAGCTGCGGTTACGGACCGGCCGGCTCCGTGCGCTGGTCGCCCGGGCCGTCGCGCTCGACCCCGACGGCGCGCGCGACGCGTTCCTCGAGGAGAGCTACGCCGCACTCCGCGAGCTCCAGCAGACCCATCCCCGGGTCGTGACCGCGCTGCTGCTGTACCCGCACGTCGGCGCCTGGCTGGCCGAGAGCCTCCGGCGCCTCGACCCCGGCCGGCCCTCCGACGAGACCCCGGAGGCGCAGCTCGGCTACCTCTCCGCGCTGGTCGCGGCGGCCGTACTCCGTGCGGACGCCGAGCTGAGCGTGCCGTTGGCGATCGAGGAACCGGGCCGGGTCGTGCTGCCCGCGGTGGGGACCTGCCTGCTGCCGGCCGGGACGGCGTCCGCCTGGAGGTTGGCGGGACGGCGGATCACCGACGGCCAGCACGAGGTCGCACTCCCGGCGGACCTGTCCGCGGAGACGGACGAGTGGAAGCCGGTCCGGCGGTTGCGGTCCGACCACGGGAGCCCGATCGACGTCGCGTTCGACGAACAGGACCCGGCGCGCAGCTGCGGCCCGACGCTGACGCTCGCGCCCCGGGCCGACGCGGCCGAATGGGAGGCCTGGCAGCAGGCGTTCGACGAGGCCTGGGCCATGCTGCTGGCGGAGCAGCCCGGCTACGCGGAGGAGATCCGGGCCGGACTGCAGTGCCTCGTGCCGCTGGCCTCGCTGGGAGGCGGACGCAGCTCCAGCCTCACGGTCGGCGACGCGTTCGGCTCGGTCGTCACGACGCCGCCGGCGAACGGCGGTGCCCTGGCCCTGACACTCATCCACGAGACCCAGCACGGGAAGCTCTCGGCGCTGCTCGACCTCGAGCCGCTCTATCGAGCCGACTCCGACGACCGCTTCTACGCACCCTGGCGGGACGACCCGCGGCCGTTCGGAGCCGTGCTCCAGGGGGTCTACGCGCACCTCGGCGTGGCGAACTTCTGGCGGGTCCACCGCTGGGCCGCCGACGGCGACGACGCGACGCTCGCGCACATGGAGTTCACCCGGTGGCGGCAGCAGACCGAGGAGGCGGCGGCCGAACTCGCCCGGGCCGACGTCGTGACGGAATCCGGGCTGGCGTTCCTGGACGTGATCTCCGGGCGGCTGGCCGAGTGGGGCACCGAGCCGGTGCCCGGATCGGCCGACGAACTCGCGGCCGCGGCCCGGTTCGAGCACCGGATCGGCTGGCGGCTGCGGAACCTGGAACTGGACGCAGCCCGGCTCGCCGATGCGATCCGCCGCGAGCCGATCACCCCGCTGCCCGAGCCGGTCGCGGCGACCGCGAAGCAGTCCGGTCCGACCGGCGTGTGGAGCGCGCGGCTCCGGCTGATGTACGCCGGAGTCACCCAGCCCGACCTGTACGAACGTCTGCGCAGCGGCGAGCAGGCGCTGGACGTGGAGGCGTCCGACGCCGATCTGGCGTGCCTCGTCGGCGATTACGCGACGGCCGAACCGGCCTACGAGGCGCAGATCGCCGACGGCGGATCCTGGGAGGCGTGGGTCGGGCTCGTCCACTGTTATCCGCAGACCCGGCCGGGGCCGGCCGCCGAGTTCTTCCGGGCCCGACCCGAGGTGGTGGCCTCGGTGTACGAGGAGTTGGCCGGGCAGTTGCCGCCGTACGAGGTGGCCCGGAGGCTGGCGGTGCTGCTGCCGTGA